The following coding sequences are from one bacterium SCSIO 12741 window:
- a CDS encoding YhdH/YhfP family quinone oxidoreductase — protein sequence MEKTFRAYRIFESPEGNFERKIVERSVNDLPPGEVLIQVHYAGLNYKDGLSSSGHKGITREFPHTPGVDASGFVAASTSPKFKEGDRVLVTGYDLGMNTDGGFGEYIRVPEGWVVPLPDAFDLRQAMILGTAGFTSSLALHKMEMAGQRPDWGEIVITGASGGVGSMAVSIFSKAGYEVVASSGKVQEYDYLKQLGAIRCEGRDYVDDPKKRPITRTKWAGALDTVGGNTLRTLMAGCGKNGSIAVCGLVASPTLEATVYPFLLNGVNLIGVESAETEMATRLLLWEKLSGPWKPDNLETIAHDVTLDQLDDQIQLILKGQTRGRVVVKHEV from the coding sequence TACCGGATATTTGAGAGCCCTGAAGGGAACTTTGAGAGAAAAATTGTTGAACGTTCAGTAAATGATCTGCCACCAGGAGAAGTATTGATCCAGGTGCATTACGCTGGGTTGAATTACAAGGACGGTTTATCTTCTTCCGGGCACAAGGGCATTACACGTGAATTTCCACATACACCTGGAGTTGATGCCAGTGGATTTGTAGCCGCTTCTACCAGTCCCAAGTTCAAAGAAGGCGATCGTGTTTTGGTTACCGGATACGATTTGGGAATGAATACTGATGGTGGATTCGGAGAGTATATCCGGGTTCCGGAAGGCTGGGTGGTTCCTTTGCCCGATGCCTTTGATTTAAGACAGGCAATGATTCTTGGTACAGCTGGATTTACTTCATCCTTGGCCTTACACAAAATGGAGATGGCTGGTCAGCGCCCAGATTGGGGTGAGATTGTGATCACAGGAGCCAGTGGGGGAGTGGGAAGTATGGCTGTATCTATTTTCTCCAAAGCAGGATATGAAGTGGTTGCTTCAAGCGGAAAGGTGCAGGAATACGATTATCTCAAGCAGTTAGGTGCCATTCGTTGCGAAGGCCGCGACTATGTAGACGATCCCAAAAAACGTCCCATTACCCGAACCAAGTGGGCAGGAGCACTGGATACGGTTGGAGGAAATACTTTGAGAACCTTAATGGCTGGCTGCGGTAAAAATGGAAGCATTGCTGTTTGTGGTCTGGTAGCGTCTCCTACCTTGGAGGCTACGGTATATCCCTTTTTGCTCAACGGGGTAAACCTAATTGGTGTAGAATCCGCCGAAACGGAGATGGCCACCCGTCTTTTGCTATGGGAAAAGCTTTCAGGTCCCTGGAAGCCGGATAATTTGGAAACCATTGCCCACGATGTAACCTTAGATCAACTGGATGACCAGATTCAGCTTATTCTCAAGGGCCAAACACGAGGTCGCGTGGTGGTGAAACATGAGGTTTGA
- a CDS encoding GIY-YIG nuclease family protein: protein MYAIIDIETTGLSRSGAKITEVAVFKHDGQKIVDEFVSLVNPEVVIPYEITRLTGITNGMVRSAPKFYEIAKDIIRITEDCTFVAHNVNFDYSFIQREFKDLGFSFKRKKLCTKRQSQVLMPGHRSYGLGNLCRDLGIIIDGRHRAAGDARATVKLFEKLHAIDPQLGTKVSDEEQLSKYLHPDLDVNKVLDIPKATGVYYLYNADKEVIYVGKSTNLRTRLFNHLRQPKTEKAIKMHQEVADLSYEITGSELIALLLESREIKALQPKFNVAQRRPTYAFGIVEYRDLFGYINLRAVRVNSDQKPIARYATLKDAQRHLEHLVKDFELCLGMAGLQKCHRGCVTHGVGDCHGAALCEESAEEYNERAIFAIANLQYFDKDFLIIEKGPEKDQLHAILIEDGGYGGYGLFDQENDLTPEQIRDGVKSYPDNPEVRGLIFQYLLKRPVRKIFLSNLED, encoded by the coding sequence ATGTACGCCATTATTGACATAGAAACTACTGGACTTAGCCGATCTGGAGCCAAGATTACCGAAGTGGCTGTTTTTAAGCATGACGGACAAAAAATTGTGGACGAATTTGTCAGTCTGGTCAACCCGGAAGTCGTTATCCCATACGAGATTACGAGACTCACAGGAATCACCAATGGCATGGTCCGATCGGCACCCAAATTTTATGAGATTGCCAAGGACATTATCCGCATTACTGAGGACTGCACCTTTGTCGCTCACAATGTCAATTTTGATTACAGTTTCATCCAACGGGAATTCAAGGATTTGGGTTTCTCTTTTAAGCGAAAAAAACTGTGTACCAAAAGACAAAGTCAGGTACTTATGCCTGGCCATAGATCCTATGGATTGGGCAACCTCTGTCGAGACCTGGGTATCATCATCGATGGTCGACATCGAGCCGCCGGGGATGCCCGAGCCACGGTAAAACTGTTTGAAAAACTGCACGCGATCGATCCGCAATTAGGGACCAAGGTTTCGGACGAAGAACAGCTATCCAAATACCTTCACCCCGATCTGGATGTAAACAAGGTGCTCGACATTCCCAAAGCTACGGGTGTGTATTACCTCTACAACGCAGACAAGGAGGTAATTTATGTAGGAAAAAGTACCAATTTGCGTACCCGCCTTTTCAACCATCTTCGGCAGCCTAAGACCGAAAAAGCCATCAAAATGCACCAGGAAGTGGCCGATCTATCCTATGAAATTACCGGATCTGAGTTAATTGCATTGCTGCTTGAATCCCGGGAAATCAAAGCACTTCAACCCAAGTTTAATGTTGCCCAACGAAGACCTACCTACGCCTTTGGAATTGTGGAATACCGGGATTTGTTTGGTTATATAAACCTAAGAGCGGTTCGGGTTAACTCCGATCAAAAACCCATTGCCCGATACGCCACTCTCAAGGATGCTCAGCGGCATTTGGAACACCTGGTTAAAGATTTTGAATTATGCCTGGGAATGGCAGGACTCCAAAAGTGTCATCGAGGCTGCGTAACTCATGGTGTGGGAGATTGCCACGGGGCTGCCCTCTGCGAAGAATCCGCTGAAGAATACAACGAGAGGGCCATATTCGCCATCGCCAATCTACAGTATTTTGACAAGGATTTTCTTATAATCGAAAAGGGTCCGGAAAAGGATCAACTGCACGCCATTCTCATTGAAGATGGTGGATATGGAGGATACGGTCTGTTTGATCAGGAAAATGACCTAACTCCAGAACAAATTCGTGACGGTGTCAAATCCTATCCAGATAATCCAGAGGTAAGAGGATTAATTTTTCAATACCTACTCAAGAGACCAGTTAGGAAGATTTTTCTTTCGAATCTTGAAGACTGA